The window AGGTCTGCATAAGCAGCGTGTTCAGGGCCTGCAGATGCCACAGCTCCGCGGCATAGGGATAGGCCGCGGAGGGAATGGGCGCCAGGCGCCACAGGAATTGCGAGAAAAGTATGCTTGCCACGAATACTATGGGCCAGGCAACGACCTCGGCCTTGATGATGCCGCGCAGGCTGGTGCCGGTAAGCTCGATCTGACGGAATTCCAGTGTGGATTCGGCGTAGTTGTGGATGGGGATGGGTGCGTACCAGATCTCGATGCCGGTGTAGCCGAAGTAGCGCGCGCCAGCAATGAAAGAGGCCTCGCGCACCAGCGGCAGGGTCACGAACTGGCCAGTTATGCCTTCCATGCGCGCCGAAACGTAGGAGATGAAGGGCGTATAGACAAAACCGTACAGGGCGAAAAAGAACCAGGGAAAGCTCGGCACCAGGGCCATGCACAAGGCGATGTAGGCTAGGGTGGAGACAACATAGATGCCGATGGACAGGAAAAAGTTGATATCTCCGCGCTCAGGTTTGCCATGGAGCAGGATGTGTAGCGAATTTCGATCCTTGCGCTCGCTTGAGCGGAGGGTCCTGAGCACATGCCAGATTCCGAGAAGACCAATGGCCAAGCCCAGGCCGATGGAAAAGCTCAGGTAGAAGTCGAAGTTGTTGGCGAAGATAGTGTCCACGGTCCCCATGCCGGGCTGCCAGCGCCGCAGCAGGCCCTGATCGAGCAGCACCGGGTTGGCGATGAAGGTGAACAGCACACCGATGCCGCCGCCAATGACGGCCCAGAAAGGCAGTACCATGCCCACGAACAGGAGCCCCAGGTCGAGTTGCAGTCCCGTGGCCACGGCCGGCAGCCAGTCCTGGGTGTGGGGCGTCAGCTCGATCCAGGGAATGGGAATGATGTGCACGGGTTGGGTGAACACGAGGCCCGAGACCGTGGGCAGCAGAACGTAAACAGCTCCGAAGGCCAGACCGATGACCCCGCCGATGGAGAACACCCTCCATTTCCAGCTCTTTTCGCGTTCCTCGGTGGATTCGGCCAGGGCCATGGTGCCTAGCGCACCCACGGGCGCCATGGGAAAGGGC is drawn from Desulfocurvibacter africanus subsp. africanus DSM 2603 and contains these coding sequences:
- a CDS encoding peptide transporter, coding for MYEDKELREYRDLLQPPEHFEQGFDWKTLVGAVFIGFLMMPGSMYLQLVIGQGIGPAARWVTIILFAEIAKRSYTQLKQQEIFLLYYMAGAALASPFQGLLWQQYLVQSDAARMLGLAEYIPSWVAPPAASEALAERSFFHRDWLVPILLLFGAQLIQRIDQFGLGYAMYRLTSDVERLPFPMAPVGALGTMALAESTEEREKSWKWRVFSIGGVIGLAFGAVYVLLPTVSGLVFTQPVHIIPIPWIELTPHTQDWLPAVATGLQLDLGLLFVGMVLPFWAVIGGGIGVLFTFIANPVLLDQGLLRRWQPGMGTVDTIFANNFDFYLSFSIGLGLAIGLLGIWHVLRTLRSSERKDRNSLHILLHGKPERGDINFFLSIGIYVVSTLAYIALCMALVPSFPWFFFALYGFVYTPFISYVSARMEGITGQFVTLPLVREASFIAGARYFGYTGIEIWYAPIPIHNYAESTLEFRQIELTGTSLRGIIKAEVVAWPIVFVASILFSQFLWRLAPIPSAAYPYAAELWHLQALNTLLMQTSTLEGNSLFFQALSGPIVLAGAVLALILYNILSILGLPLMLVYGLVRGLGQTTPHTHILEVAGALLGRFYFLKRFGKPWRQYAPVLLAGFSCGMGLVGMFAMGCTLILSSLNKLAY